The proteins below are encoded in one region of Prevotella melaninogenica ATCC 25845:
- a CDS encoding GH3 auxin-responsive promoter family protein, with protein MSLTKIVNKLYFQPRRRELERYVTDGEAIQREVMQYLVERAKDTEYGRKHLFSTIKSYEDFVQNIPVNTYEELKSDIDRMRHGERNILWPGQVRWYAKSSGTTNDKSKFIPVSHEGLQTIHYQGGKDVIAYYLSNHPESRLFSGKGLILGGSHSPNYNLYNSLVGDLSAILIENINPLVNLCRVPKKSTALLSDFEVKRDRIAHETLNQNITNISGVPSWMLSVLVRVMELSGKKHIEEVWPNLEVFFHGGIAFTPYREQYEQLITKQDMNYMETYNASEGFFGIQDDPTDSSMSLMLDYGVFYEFLPMDEFESEHPNIVPLSGVEIGRNYAMLISTACGLWRYEIGDTVQFTSTNPYKFVITGRTKYFINAFGEELIMDNAEKGLEAACKATGAQISDYTAAPMYMDAKAKCRHQWLIEFAKDPSSLEEFAKVLDDKLQEVNSDYEAKRFHNITLQPLEIIVARKDLFNDWLKIKGKLGGQHKIPRLSNSRNNLEELLSMNQ; from the coding sequence ATGAGTCTTACTAAGATAGTAAACAAATTGTACTTCCAGCCGCGTCGCAGGGAGCTTGAACGCTACGTCACGGATGGAGAGGCTATCCAGCGGGAAGTCATGCAATACCTCGTTGAGCGGGCGAAAGACACCGAATACGGTCGTAAACACCTGTTCTCAACGATTAAGTCATACGAGGACTTTGTACAGAATATTCCTGTCAACACATACGAAGAACTGAAGAGTGACATCGACCGTATGCGCCACGGAGAACGTAATATTCTATGGCCAGGACAGGTTAGATGGTATGCCAAGTCATCAGGTACAACCAACGATAAGAGTAAGTTTATTCCTGTTTCTCACGAGGGATTACAGACAATTCATTATCAAGGTGGTAAGGACGTTATCGCTTACTATCTTAGCAATCATCCAGAAAGTAGACTCTTCAGCGGTAAGGGTCTCATCTTAGGTGGCAGTCATTCTCCAAATTATAATCTGTATAATTCGCTTGTTGGTGACCTAAGTGCCATCCTCATAGAGAATATTAATCCACTCGTAAATCTATGTCGCGTACCTAAGAAAAGTACTGCCCTACTGAGTGACTTTGAGGTAAAACGCGACCGAATTGCACACGAAACACTGAACCAAAATATCACTAATATATCAGGCGTTCCATCGTGGATGCTATCTGTATTGGTACGTGTGATGGAGCTGAGTGGTAAGAAACATATAGAGGAGGTATGGCCTAATTTAGAGGTATTCTTCCATGGTGGTATTGCTTTCACGCCTTATCGTGAACAATATGAACAGCTCATTACCAAGCAGGACATGAACTATATGGAGACTTACAACGCTTCTGAGGGCTTCTTCGGTATACAAGACGACCCAACAGACAGTAGTATGTCGCTTATGCTCGACTATGGAGTGTTCTACGAGTTCTTACCTATGGACGAGTTTGAGAGCGAACATCCAAATATCGTTCCATTGTCAGGTGTGGAGATAGGACGCAACTATGCAATGCTTATCAGTACTGCCTGCGGCCTTTGGAGATATGAGATCGGAGACACAGTGCAGTTCACTTCGACCAATCCTTATAAGTTTGTTATCACTGGTAGAACCAAGTATTTCATCAATGCCTTTGGTGAAGAACTTATCATGGACAATGCTGAGAAGGGACTTGAAGCAGCCTGCAAGGCTACTGGAGCGCAGATATCAGATTATACCGCAGCCCCAATGTATATGGATGCAAAGGCTAAATGCCGTCATCAGTGGCTCATCGAGTTTGCAAAGGACCCATCTTCACTTGAGGAGTTTGCTAAGGTTCTTGATGATAAACTACAGGAAGTTAACTCTGACTATGAGGCAAAACGCTTCCATAACATTACCCTTCAGCCACTTGAAATCATTGTTGCACGCAAAGACCTCTTCAATGACTGGCTCAAGATAAAGGGTAAACTCGGTGGTCAACACAAGATTCCACGACTTTCAAACAGCCGTAACAACTTAGAAGAATTGCTGAGTATGAACCAGTAA
- a CDS encoding glycosyltransferase family 2 protein, giving the protein MLSILLPVYNCNCVALVTELQRQCVECKADFEIIVADDGSLSSSDSVLSPPDSIDASPLLPCSSAAVRSRATRHCLVEENRTIENLPHVRYIIREKNVGRSAIRNFLVSQAKGDRLLFIDGDLSLNNPSFIRNYLQTEGDVVVGGIAIGGNPDQWKGNLRYHYERQCEAINTVESRQSQPYQHLATNLLVRRSVLGEKPYDENISHYGYEDVLLGKRFQQQQVAIKHIENPVLFCDFEDNASYLAKTEEALRTLFAFRKELKGYSRLLDKAEQIERLHLSPLFVTAYKLFNEPIKNCLLGNKPNVFWFNIYKLLYYLHYTKNAI; this is encoded by the coding sequence CTCCCTGTTTATAACTGTAATTGTGTAGCTTTGGTGACAGAGTTACAGCGGCAGTGCGTGGAATGTAAGGCAGACTTTGAAATCATTGTGGCTGATGATGGCTCTTTGTCAAGCTCCGATAGCGTGTTATCACCCCCTGATAGCATAGATGCCAGCCCTCTCCTACCCTGCTCTTCTGCTGCTGTTAGGTCCCGTGCTACGAGGCACTGCCTCGTAGAAGAGAACCGAACGATAGAGAACCTACCCCATGTTCGCTATATTATCAGGGAGAAGAACGTGGGGCGTTCGGCTATTCGCAACTTCCTTGTGTCGCAGGCTAAGGGTGATAGGCTGCTCTTTATTGATGGCGATTTGTCGTTGAATAACCCTTCCTTCATTCGCAACTATCTGCAGACAGAGGGAGATGTTGTAGTTGGAGGAATAGCCATAGGGGGTAATCCTGACCAATGGAAAGGCAACCTTAGATACCATTATGAGCGACAATGTGAAGCAATTAATACCGTTGAGAGCCGTCAAAGTCAGCCTTATCAGCATTTAGCAACAAATCTACTTGTACGCCGTTCGGTCTTAGGTGAGAAGCCTTATGATGAGAACATCAGCCATTATGGCTATGAAGATGTACTCTTAGGCAAACGGTTCCAGCAGCAACAAGTGGCAATAAAGCATATAGAAAACCCCGTACTCTTCTGTGATTTTGAGGATAACGCAAGCTATCTTGCTAAGACAGAAGAAGCTTTGCGCACGCTATTTGCCTTCAGAAAGGAGCTGAAAGGCTACTCTCGTTTGCTTGATAAAGCCGAACAGATTGAGCGTTTACACCTCTCTCCACTTTTTGTAACAGCTTATAAGCTATTTAATGAGCCTATAAAGAATTGCCTCTTAGGCAATAAACCGAACGTTTTTTGGTTTAATATCTATAAACTGTTGTATTATTTACATTACACAAAGAACGCTATATGA
- a CDS encoding Ig-like domain-containing protein: MKKIRQRYCQGVMGGKDGFSAKVSHCLSVFYQQRALPFYLFTLLVVVLSSCAKMGQPDGGWYDETPPRVLGASPTERATDVNSKKVNIYFNEFIKLENASEKVVVSPPQIEAPEIKATGKRITVSLQDKLQPNTTYTIDFSDAITDNNEGNPLGNYTYSFSTGDHIDTLEVAGYVLEAENLEPVKGILVGLYSNQNDTAFQKQPMLRVSRTDSRGHFSIRGVAKGDYRIYALQDMDGNYMYNQKSEKLAFTPEVIMPSWKPDIRQDTLWIDSLHIKDIKQVPYTHFLPDDVVLNSFTPTQTDRYFLKSERKEPNHFTLFFSYGDADLPQIKGLNFNDKDAFITEPSLNQDTIIYWLRDTVLVNQDTLRMQMLYNMTDSAGKLVPKTDTLEILSKVPYAKRLKRQQEEYDKWVKKQEKAKERGKAFETTMPVTPLEVRYNVPSQMDPDQNPTFELPTPIAKTDTSKIHLYEKIDSLWYRAKYNFGAEPGKPRSLKLVSAWDPGHEYSVEVDSAAFTDIYGKVSAKYKQGVRIPSIDEYGTLIMTLQNMEGKNCLLQLLNESDKPVKEAYAKNNQATFHYIKPGNYYLRLIVDDNDNGKWDTGDYATQRQPEAVYYYPKAIECKAKRDVQGTWNPRLLPLYKQKPAAITKQKADAQRKIKRRNAERARSLDISLPDELLNSGQ, encoded by the coding sequence ATGAAGAAGATAAGACAAAGATATTGCCAAGGAGTAATGGGTGGAAAGGATGGCTTTTCAGCTAAGGTCAGCCATTGCCTTTCGGTGTTTTACCAACAACGTGCTTTACCATTCTACCTTTTTACCCTCTTAGTTGTTGTGCTTTCTTCTTGTGCCAAGATGGGACAACCTGACGGTGGATGGTACGATGAGACGCCACCAAGAGTGTTAGGTGCCTCCCCTACTGAACGAGCAACCGACGTAAATAGTAAGAAGGTGAATATCTATTTCAACGAGTTCATCAAGTTGGAGAACGCATCAGAGAAGGTTGTTGTCTCTCCCCCACAGATTGAAGCTCCTGAAATTAAGGCTACTGGTAAACGAATTACAGTAAGTTTACAAGACAAGTTACAGCCTAACACCACCTATACCATCGACTTCTCTGACGCTATCACAGATAACAACGAGGGTAACCCATTAGGAAACTACACCTATAGTTTCTCTACTGGCGACCATATCGATACACTCGAAGTAGCTGGTTATGTGTTAGAAGCTGAGAATTTAGAGCCTGTAAAGGGTATTCTCGTGGGCCTTTACAGCAATCAGAACGATACAGCTTTCCAGAAACAACCAATGCTTCGCGTCTCACGTACCGACAGTCGTGGTCATTTCAGCATACGAGGTGTTGCCAAGGGTGACTATCGTATCTATGCACTACAGGACATGGACGGCAACTATATGTACAATCAGAAGAGCGAGAAGTTGGCTTTCACGCCCGAAGTCATCATGCCATCATGGAAGCCAGATATACGACAAGACACGCTATGGATTGATTCCTTGCACATCAAGGATATCAAACAGGTGCCTTACACTCACTTCCTTCCAGACGATGTGGTGCTGAATTCCTTTACACCCACACAAACAGACCGCTACTTCCTCAAGTCTGAACGCAAGGAACCAAACCACTTTACGCTCTTTTTCAGTTATGGTGACGCCGACCTTCCACAGATAAAAGGACTCAATTTTAACGATAAAGATGCGTTTATAACAGAGCCAAGTCTGAACCAAGATACGATTATCTACTGGCTGCGTGACACTGTCCTCGTCAACCAAGACACACTGCGAATGCAGATGCTTTATAACATGACGGACAGTGCAGGTAAGCTTGTCCCTAAGACAGATACGTTAGAGATACTCTCAAAGGTGCCTTACGCGAAGCGTTTAAAGCGCCAGCAGGAGGAATACGACAAATGGGTTAAGAAACAAGAGAAGGCAAAAGAACGTGGAAAAGCGTTTGAAACGACAATGCCTGTCACACCTTTGGAGGTCAGATATAATGTTCCTTCGCAAATGGATCCTGACCAAAACCCAACATTCGAACTCCCCACCCCAATTGCAAAGACGGATACGTCCAAGATACATCTTTACGAAAAGATAGACTCCTTATGGTATCGAGCGAAGTATAATTTCGGTGCTGAACCTGGAAAACCGCGCTCTTTGAAGTTAGTAAGTGCATGGGACCCAGGACATGAATACAGTGTTGAGGTTGATTCTGCAGCCTTTACAGACATCTATGGTAAGGTTTCTGCAAAGTATAAGCAGGGCGTTCGTATCCCATCAATTGACGAGTATGGTACGCTAATAATGACCTTACAGAACATGGAAGGTAAGAACTGCTTGTTGCAGTTGCTCAACGAAAGCGACAAACCAGTGAAAGAGGCGTACGCAAAGAACAACCAGGCAACCTTCCATTACATCAAGCCAGGCAACTACTATCTACGCCTTATCGTCGATGATAACGACAACGGAAAATGGGATACGGGTGATTATGCAACCCAACGACAGCCCGAAGCCGTTTATTATTACCCGAAGGCTATCGAGTGTAAGGCTAAGCGTGATGTACAGGGAACGTGGAATCCACGTCTACTCCCACTCTACAAGCAGAAGCCTGCAGCTATAACAAAGCAGAAGGCTGATGCGCAACGCAAGATAAAGAGACGCAATGCCGAACGTGCTCGCAGTCTTGATATCTCACTACCTGACGAACTTCTCAACTCGGGCCAGTAG